GCCACCTTGCTAAAAGCTCCATTTAACCATGATGTTCCAGCAGTCACATATCTGCAGAAGAGAGTAAGCCATTTAGAATTAGAAGCATACATTTTATCATCAACATCCAAATAGGAGATGTGAGGGCGAGCCTCAGTGCAACAGTAAGATTACTGCCATGTGACTTTGCAGTCACAAGTTCGAGTCGTGGAATCAGCCTCTTCCAAAATACAAGGTGAGACTGCCTACATTAGATCCACAAATGGATCCGCCCCCTTGGACTCATGCACAGGGCAGCTTTACAGCACTAGGTTTGCTCTTTTATCCAAGAGGAGTGCTAGCAACACACTCCCTATAATTGGTCTATTTAAAAATAGTCAACATATTTCTCTAATTAAAAAATGTGTtgacattttaaaaattaagCCAATCACGTTGAAGTGACATTTCTCTTTATCCAAATAGTTTTATGTATTTTTGGTCATTTCTCTACAAACAtctaaatttcttttttctttaacaCTTCATATTTCCCTAGGGATCCTAGTTCTCCAACAAATCATAACAATTTCATAAAGAACACAAAGTGCAGAGGCTGCAATGGACATAAGTATCATATTCAACCAAACCTGCTTGTTTTGACAGCTGATCCAGTATCATTCAACTTCCTTTCAGCAGCAAATATAGCTGCCATTGTTTTATCAGAAACATGAAGCCTCTGATCCACAGACTTCACTTTCTCATTCATTGCAGAAAGGCCAACTGTCAATTTCTCTGTCAATCCAACTCTCTTGTCAAAAGAAATCACCTTTGCAGATGCATTAGAAGTCAACTGATGCTTTTCATCAAATGCTTTAGCTTTGTTTACGGCATCTTGCTTTATTGCAGAACCTTTTGCCAGCATACTACTAACTGCAACTTGTGCTCTACTAAGATACACTCTTCCATTGACAGAGCTGGGTGAGCTGGGTTTCTCCTCCTGAAAGAGTTGCAGTATGGCTCAGAACAATAAAGCAGGAACAGTTCTAGTAATTATTATCAAGCTATGAAATAAAATAGAATGACTGCTGAAGATTACAAGCAAGTAATGCAGGCCAAATCCAATGTGAAAAGCCCTAAAAATAGTTAGATTGTTACCGACATAACTTGcttaaaaaaataatcattGAACTATTTACTTAAAAACTTGACAGAATTGCAATGTCAAAGTAATCCGGTATATTTAAAACGCACTCAAATGTACCAATAAAGCCCTGGGTATAACAAAATAATTTCAATACCTTTCAAGCTAACTCCATATGCCCATGGAGAACAACTCATTAGGAAAAAACAATGATGCAAAAATCTTAAATTTGGACTTTGGTCTTTACCTCAATATTCAACGAGACATGTTCAGGAGCAACATTTATAGCATTTTCCACCACCGTTACTTCCTGCATAAATTGATTTTGATAAGTTTCAGATTTCATATCAATATGTGCACATCAATAGAGAAGTTATTGGTATAGTTACCAGCATCTCACGATTTGGTACATAGTTCTCAACTGGAGTTATACTCACAATCTGGTCTACTATGGTTGCTCCCTGATAAAAAGACAACAGAAGATTCACTTTCACAAACCACAAAGTGAAAAGGCATATATAGGATTCCAGCTCGATATCAAGATCAAAATATGATCATGACGTAAGACTACAGGTGAGAAAGAGTAAGGAATTGACTCAATATTAATGAGAAATCCAAATAGATACTCATAAAGAAATAGAGCTATTCTATGAAAAAGTTGGGGCTCTGTAATTTGTAATTCTAATTGCAAGCAAGAGATCTGTTGTTCCAAATTAAAATGCTAGcataaaatgaaaatgaaacatAATCCCTCTCTTTACTATTAATCGAACTTGACAACTGGTAATTTACCACAGCTCCACTAACAAAATTATCAAAAGAAAAGAGACCTTACCGATAACAACAATGCAATTTCAAGCGCTTTGGCATCTTTAAATGTCACAAATGCAGTCTTTGATTTCCCATATTCACTGCAACAAGCAGACACAAAACATGTAACCATAATAACATGAAATTCACTTCTCTATGAGCTAAATTTAAGGCATAGATCATTTAACTACCCAAAGAATAATTCAAATTCCAGAAAACAGAATTCTAAGTTTATCTAGATTCTAGTTAGCCCCTATTAACCTGTCCTATTCTGCTTTGCTTAATTTTGATGTAATTAATGcatttttatatatcattaaaatcAAAAATTCAGAGCAACCCGTGATTTCTTGTTTGTCTTTTCTAACCCCCAACCCTCCACTCTTACTTTCTGAGCATCCTCAATGATGTGAAGATTGAAACTAACAAAAATTGAATTCAAGgggtagcaaaaaaaaaaattagcacaaaaAATTACCAACCTGAGGATCTCAACGTGCTCGATTTCAccagaaaaagagaaaaactcatgaatctctcttTCACCAGCTAGATCTGAAACCTGCTTCACCTGAACAGTCCTAGTCTGCAATAATGAAGGAAAATTGGAGAGACCCAGAAAGAGAAAACCCAATAAGACTCAAGTAACAAGCATAAAAGTGAAAAAACATGGGATTTTGAAtgggaaaaagaagaagaagaagtagcaGCTTGAGGTAGTTGAAGTAACCTGCATTGCAATTGAAGTAGGAGGGGTTTTGCGTAGCGGAAAGTGATGGTACTATTCGAGAAGGGTGTGAGTTGAGTTGAGAGTGATTTTGTGTCAGCGAAGAGGAAAGAGTTGCATTGAAATTGAAGCAGAGAGACAGACACAagaggagagaaagaaagaaagaaagagagacaaGGAATGTAATGATGATGTACCTCGTCAAAGTccgaaagaaagaaaacaagaatGCAATGAATCTTGTATTTCCAGGTTTGTCCCTTTGCTTCTTAACCAATTTCACTGCTTAActtcttattttatttctttattaaaTAGTAGTACAAAAGGAAGATTTGTCAACTAATTATTGGCTGTAATCTAAAATTGAATTACAAAGGAAATAAAACTAATATGAATCATGAAAAGAAACAACTAGTTATTGTGTGTTCATttcaaacaacaaataaaattggagatattattttttatggaaATCAAGTAAAGCTTTTTCATTTGAAAGATATGAATTATACCAATTTTAATCTCCAGTGTCTTACCTCTTAAGGGTTGTCGTCCGTTTAGGTTTAGGCAGCTTGGACCACCCATGAAGAGTTATGAGGTGTGGTTGATTGTGCGTGGGAATTTATGGGAGCGTTGTGTGTAAGTTGTCTCGTGTGTAAGAGTATGGTATTCGGTTTAATCAGGAGGTCTTTGGGAGAATCTTCCAATGGAGGCGAACTATGGAAGAGGGTGGACTCCTCTTCACTTGATCGTCTCCATAGCCGGTTGTAGAATGAGCTTGGTCGAGCAGCACATGAGATTGGGAAATCGGAATAATAAGGTTTTTTATACCCTCATGCTTCCTAATGGAGATCAGTGTGATGATGATAGCATCTTAAGGAGTGAAGTGACGACTTTCTTCAAGGGACTTTTCACGTCTTCCGGTTAGGTGACACCTTCTCAGATGGATAGTGAAGCTTGTCTTACTCTCCCTATGGCGGCGGTTCAGGCCTTGCAGAGCTCAGTGACTAGGGTGGAGGTTTGGCATGAGTTGCAGTCTATGAAGTCCTTTAAGGCTCTTGCCCTAGATGGTTTCCATGCTTTCTTTTTTAAGGAGTATTGGTATATTGTGGGGGATGACCTTTGTCGGGTTGTTCAGGATGCTTTGTCTTCAGGGATAGCAGATCGTGCTTTGGCAGAATTCCTTGTGGTGCCTACTCCGAATATTGATGTTTCGAAAACCTTCAAGGATTTTCTTCTTATTAGCCTTTATAATGTCGTGTACAAGCTAATTACGAAGTCCATGGTTGCTCGTTTTAGGGCTTTCTTGCAGGTGAATATTGGCCCTCTTCAAAGTAGCTTCATTTTAGAGATAGGTACATCGGATAATGCCATTGTGTTACAAGAGGCTCTCTTTAGTATGCAGTTCAATGAGGAGAGGAATAATAGTATCATCTTTTGGTTGAACTTGGAAAAAACATGTGACCAGTGGAGTGAGCCTTCCTACGAGATACTTTCATGCACTTTGGTTTCCAAGTTCTACTGTGGATCTCATTATGTTTTGTGTCTCGGCTTCTCACATTGCTTTGCTCTGGTGGTGTAAGGtttccttctttttctcctACTTGAGGGATCCGCCTCTCATCGTACTTTTTTGTCCTTTTGTATAGAGCGTCTTGCGCATGATATCCAGAAGTAGGTGGAGTCTAAGAGCTGGCTGAAGCATGTTTTCCTCTTTAGGGTGGATCTGCTATCTCCCATTTAattttttgcagatgatgtGTTGCTATTTACCAAAGGGCATATCTCGCAAGTGAAGGCGGTTTAGGATGTGCTGGAATGCTTTTATCGTGCTTCTAGTCTTCGTATT
This is a stretch of genomic DNA from Lotus japonicus ecotype B-129 chromosome 1, LjGifu_v1.2. It encodes these proteins:
- the LOC130729899 gene encoding binding partner of ACD11 1, whose protein sequence is MQTRTVQVKQVSDLAGEREIHEFFSFSGEIEHVEILSEYGKSKTAFVTFKDAKALEIALLLSGATIVDQIVSITPVENYVPNREMLEVTVVENAINVAPEHVSLNIEEEKPSSPSSVNGRVYLSRAQVAVSSMLAKGSAIKQDAVNKAKAFDEKHQLTSNASAKVISFDKRVGLTEKLTVGLSAMNEKVKSVDQRLHVSDKTMAAIFAAERKLNDTGSAVKTSRYVTAGTSWLNGAFSKVAKVGHVASTRTREKFNMAVSNLTAKDSPVAAV